One Deltaproteobacteria bacterium DNA segment encodes these proteins:
- the modA gene encoding molybdate ABC transporter substrate-binding protein, which translates to MNNHSVTRRLYTTVSTVLIIIFFSLSSVWAGERLIVAVAANFILPSQELVRMFEDKTGVDVDATYTSTGKLYSQIIKGAPYDLFLAADEKRPALLYEQGLADKPFVYAKGCVVLWTAKKELCGAADWREVVKRKDVRKIAIANTETAPYGTAAMNALKSAGLWDPHKAQFVFPQTVAQAFQYACTEAADIGFCAYSSALSEDGKKGCFFMIPEAPAIIQAACVLTGTGNRKAAERFAEFLTSDEARAVKERYGYK; encoded by the coding sequence ATGAATAATCATTCAGTCACACGCCGGTTGTATACAACGGTAAGCACCGTACTCATTATCATTTTCTTCTCTCTCTCTTCGGTCTGGGCGGGAGAAAGGCTGATCGTCGCCGTCGCGGCGAACTTCATTCTCCCGTCACAGGAACTTGTCCGGATGTTCGAGGACAAAACGGGAGTCGACGTTGACGCGACCTATACGTCCACGGGCAAGCTTTACAGCCAGATCATAAAAGGCGCGCCATACGATCTCTTTCTCGCGGCCGACGAGAAACGGCCCGCTCTTCTATATGAACAGGGCCTTGCCGACAAACCATTCGTCTATGCGAAGGGATGCGTCGTCCTCTGGACCGCTAAAAAGGAACTCTGCGGGGCCGCCGACTGGCGGGAGGTCGTGAAACGAAAAGACGTGCGGAAGATCGCGATTGCCAACACGGAAACCGCTCCCTACGGCACGGCCGCCATGAACGCGCTCAAAAGCGCCGGGTTGTGGGATCCGCACAAGGCCCAGTTCGTGTTCCCTCAGACGGTCGCGCAGGCCTTTCAATACGCCTGCACCGAAGCGGCGGATATCGGATTCTGCGCCTATTCCTCGGCACTCTCGGAAGACGGCAAAAAGGGGTGTTTCTTTATGATCCCGGAAGCTCCCGCCATTATTCAGGCCGCCTGCGTGCTCACAGGGACGGGCAACAGGAAAGCGGCCGAGCGATTCGCTGAATTTCTGACATCCGATGAGGCCCGGGCGGTGAAGGAGCGGTACGGGTATAAGTAA
- the modB gene encoding molybdate ABC transporter permease subunit, producing the protein MDLLPLILSVKLAVFSTLILIILSAPLAYLLVYFRFRGKSFFEALLNLPMVLPPTVLGFYLLVVMGPKGALGRIWEAVTASPFVFTFAGIVFASIIYSFPFAIQPMKTAFEKIDRRLLESAYVLGLSPLATFFKVIIPNALGGVAASAILVFVHTMGEFGVILMVGGSIPGETRVASIAIYEAVEALNYHEAGMMCLILVPISYIFLLIINRLTRSSLYGS; encoded by the coding sequence ATGGACCTTCTGCCCCTTATACTTTCGGTGAAGCTGGCTGTCTTCTCGACATTGATACTGATCATTCTGTCGGCGCCGCTTGCCTACCTTCTCGTCTATTTCCGTTTTCGCGGAAAATCGTTCTTCGAGGCCCTGCTCAACCTTCCCATGGTCCTGCCTCCCACGGTGCTGGGATTCTACCTGCTTGTGGTCATGGGACCTAAGGGCGCGCTGGGCCGGATCTGGGAAGCGGTCACGGCGTCGCCCTTCGTCTTTACCTTCGCGGGTATCGTGTTCGCCTCGATCATATACAGCTTTCCCTTCGCCATACAGCCCATGAAGACGGCCTTTGAAAAGATCGACCGTCGTCTCCTCGAATCCGCCTACGTGCTCGGTCTTTCCCCTCTGGCGACATTCTTCAAGGTCATCATTCCCAACGCCCTGGGGGGAGTGGCGGCCTCGGCGATACTCGTGTTCGTCCATACCATGGGAGAATTCGGCGTCATTCTCATGGTCGGTGGAAGCATCCCGGGCGAGACCAGAGTGGCCTCCATTGCCATCTATGAAGCGGTAGAAGCCCTCAATTACCATGAAGCCGGCATGATGTGCCTGATACTGGTCCCCATCAGCTACATCTTTCTGCTGATCATCAACCGGCTCACCAGGAGCAGTCTTTATGGGTCTTAA